Proteins co-encoded in one Bacillus horti genomic window:
- a CDS encoding PadR family transcriptional regulator, producing the protein MYEIFVLGQLMEEDKHGYLISERLKHAVGPIRKISSGTLYPLLSRLVNNGWVSLREEEHNGSRARKIYGLTEAGRNRFKEQMASPLEFNTDAELIFHFKMSYFHHVPKDVQLACLEQYLEYLTYNLKYVTSLSQMMSTKEMEESQRFHVLRMLDHRKHVLEADIGWVRSEIKQVEQQIDR; encoded by the coding sequence ATGTATGAAATTTTTGTATTAGGCCAACTGATGGAGGAGGATAAGCATGGATATCTGATTTCTGAACGATTAAAGCATGCTGTCGGTCCTATTAGAAAGATAAGTTCAGGAACGTTATATCCACTTTTATCGAGGCTTGTGAACAACGGTTGGGTCAGTCTCAGAGAGGAGGAGCACAACGGATCAAGGGCACGAAAGATTTATGGTTTGACGGAAGCGGGCAGGAACCGATTTAAGGAGCAAATGGCTAGTCCTTTAGAGTTCAACACTGACGCCGAGCTTATTTTTCATTTTAAAATGTCCTACTTTCATCATGTACCAAAGGATGTACAGTTGGCTTGCTTAGAGCAGTATTTAGAGTATCTTACATACAACCTCAAATATGTTACTTCTTTATCTCAAATGATGTCTACAAAAGAAATGGAAGAAAGCCAACGTTTCCACGTTTTACGAATGCTAGACCATCGTAAGCATGTACTTGAAGCGGACATAGGCTGGGTACGCAGTGAGATTAAGCAGGTTGAACAGCAAATCGATAGATAA
- a CDS encoding dihydrofolate reductase family protein: MGKLISQMMVSIDNFIEGPNQELDWHVVDSEYNEYAEAMLYSVDAIFFGRITYEHMAGFWTTDFASEHSPVIAEKLNQLPKVVFSTTLEEATWSNTSIIKQDIEKEILALKQSEKNLIILGSSDLVSSLTELGLIDEYHIIVNPIILGSGKPLFKGLGSQKELSLIEAKTFQSGNVLLRYSNKN, from the coding sequence ATGGGAAAGCTAATCTCTCAAATGATGGTGTCTATAGATAACTTCATTGAAGGACCTAATCAAGAACTGGACTGGCATGTGGTAGATAGTGAATATAATGAATACGCTGAAGCAATGCTCTATTCTGTAGATGCTATCTTTTTTGGACGTATAACGTATGAACATATGGCTGGCTTTTGGACAACCGATTTTGCCAGTGAACATAGCCCCGTCATTGCGGAAAAATTGAATCAATTACCGAAAGTTGTTTTTTCCACAACTTTAGAAGAGGCTACCTGGAGCAATACCAGCATCATAAAGCAGGATATTGAGAAAGAAATTCTAGCACTGAAGCAGTCTGAAAAAAACTTGATCATATTAGGTAGCTCCGACCTAGTATCATCGTTAACGGAGCTTGGACTGATTGATGAATACCATATCATTGTAAACCCGATTATCTTAGGGTCAGGTAAACCATTGTTCAAGGGATTAGGGAGTCAAAAGGAATTGAGTTTAATCGAAGCAAAAACGTTTCAATCTGGAAATGTACTATTGAGGTATAGCAATAAAAACTAG